A single region of the Raphanus sativus cultivar WK10039 chromosome 1, ASM80110v3, whole genome shotgun sequence genome encodes:
- the LOC108808543 gene encoding uncharacterized protein LOC108808543 produces the protein MSSSSSSKVVVGARKGDNGMKDIPSGSRKTVESLKEIVNSPEAEIYAMLKECDMDPNEAVHRLLSQDPFHEVKSKKEKKKETRDVPDFRFRGANNTYNRGGRGGSDRYAGRSASTRLSSTDSGNVQGKSTHKKESGTQGYTSSWSSASGVPNHQQTPHSESVVTENKLPLPSATGDGISLSQPASGHQTAWFGAPGQMSMADIVKMGRPQNKTTNSKQNANMRSEINHEHEANANHQAPVKEEWPTIQKPLAPGTSSVSVASAESEVCDGQADFQSARVDQHLSDRLEDIHLAENGPSDNLGVDQVQPDSVAGKIVQEDDSGVPSEFNENQYAYQTQSHPVDHHKDEDEVSYGSAEFQPLTVDSHDQGASHEEDRRAVVIPNHLLINTEECSQLSFGSFGAFGTRPLSNNAEETPDVAQQIEHSDARNTEFYGDEHVESTVNGNMGHAPAAGSYDDSLESRREDSEQENPEHQYTYAQSEPEYAKQQMNTAYDASQTHAQDQDQMQKPETVQDHQYTFAQSEAGYTKQQLNTAYDASQTHAQNLASLSNVMGYAHSVPNSLLAQTAQNARDLEFQYSTFAQSMQSRNSNNASSLGGQSISMPEALRGSGNPAAAQPTQQNLPGANINATGPALPQQLPMHPYSQPTMPLAHFANMISYPMMPQNYPYMPSAFQQAFAGNSSYHQQQLAALLPQYKANLSPSNLPQSATAPASAYGFGNSSANVGSAGNFPLNQQPSAPAGYEDVLSSQYKENSHLLALQQQQQHQQQQNDNSAMWHHGHGSRTMSGVPANTYYNLQAQQQQQLQQSQQAAGGYRQAQQQQHYGSHGYPNFYQSQTEMSHERQQQNPREGAGGAQPSNQTQQQQHWQNSY, from the exons ACAAGGGATGTACCAGATTTCCGGTTTCGTGGTGCTAATAATACATACAACCGCGGTGGTAGAGGTGGCTCTGATCGCTATGCTGGACGAAGTGCATCTACCCGTCTCAGCTCTACTG ATTCTGGAAACGTCCAGGGAAAATCTACACACAAGAAAGAAAGTGGAACTCAGGGTTACACAAGCTCTTGGTCTTCTGCCTCTGGAGTGCCAAACCACCAGCAGACACCACACAG TGAGTCTGTTGTAACGGAAAATAAATTGCCGTTGCCATCTGCTACCGGAGATGGAATATCACTATCACAGCCTGCTTCTGGACATCAAACTGCATGGTTTGGAGCTCCAGGCCAGATGTCTATGGCTGACATTGTGAAGATGGGTAGACCACAGAACAAGACAACAAACTCAAAACAAAATGCCAATATGCGTTCTGAGATTAATCACGAGCATGAAGCTAATGCAAATCACCAGGCCCCTGTTAAAGAAGAGTGGCCGACGATTCAGAAGCCACTAGCTCCTGGCACATCTTCTGTATCAGTAGCATCAGCCGAGTCAGAGGTATGCGATGGTCAAGCTGATTTCCAATCCGCCAGAGTAGATCAGCATCTGAGCGACCGGTTAGAAGATATTCATTTAGCAGAAAATGGCCCTTCTGATAATCTTGGAGTAGATCAAGTGCAACCTGACTCGGTTGCTGGTAAAATTGTCCAAGAAGATGACTCTGGAGTTCCGTCTGAATTTAACGAGAATCAGTACGCGTATCAGACGCAGAGCCATCCTGTAGACCACCACAAAG ATGAAGATGAAGTTTCATATGGTTCAGCGGAATTTCAACCACTAACTGTAGATAGTCATGACCAAGGAGCCTCGCATGAAGAGGATAGACGTGCTGTCGTTATTCCAAATCATTTGCTAATCAACACAGAAGAATGCTCACAATTAAGTTTTGGAAGTTTTGGAGCTTTTGGAACAAGGCCTTTGAGCAACAACGCAGAAGAGACTCCTGATGTAGCTCAACAGATCGAACATTCAGATGCAAG AAATACTGAGTTCTATGGAGATGAACATGTTGAAAGCACGGTCAATGGAAATATGGGCCACGCACCTGCTGCTGGAAGTTATGATGATTCTTTAGAATCTAGGAGAGAGGATTCGGAGCAAGAGAACCCCGAGCACCAGTACACATATGCTCAGTCTGAGCCAGAGTACGCTAAGCAGCAGATGAATACTGCATATGATGCATCACAGACACATGCACAGGATCAGGATCAGATGCAGAAGCCCGAGACTGTTCAGGACCACCAGTACACATTTGCTCAGTCTGAGGCAGGGTACACTAAACAGCAGCTGAATACTGCATATGATGCGTCACAGACACATGCACAGAATCTTGCTTCGTTATCGAATGTGATG GGGTATGCACACTCAGTTCCCAATAGTTTATTGGCGCAAACTGCACAAAATGCGAGGGATCTTGAATTCCAGTATTCAACTTTTGCACAGTCTATGCAGTCAAGAAACAGCAACAATGCTTCATCACTTGGTGGCCAAAGCATCTCCATGCCAGAG GCGCTCCGGGGCAGTGGAAATCCGGCGGCGGCACAGCCAACGCAGCAAAACTTACCCGGTGCTAATATCAACGCAACTGGACCAGCTCTTCCTCAACAGCTTCCAATGCATCCTTACTCTCAACCCACAATGCCGCTAGCACACTTTGCAAACATGATCAGTTACCCTATGATGCCTCAGAACTATCCATACATGCCATCCGCTTTCCAGCAAGCGTTTGCTGGTAACAGTTCATACCACCAGCAACAACTAGCTGCCTTGCTTCCGCAGTACAAAGCCAATCTCTCTCCCAGTAATTTGCCTCAGTCTGCAACAGCTCCTGCTTCCGCTTATGGATTTGGAAACTCCTCCGCCAATGTTGGATCCGCTGGAAACTTCCCTCTTAACCAACAACCGTCTGCTCCTGCCGGTTATGAAGATGTTCTGAGTTCTCAATACAAAGAGAACAGTCATCTGTTGGCACTCCAGCAGCAACAACAGCATCAGCAGCAGCAG aatgATAACTCAGCGATGTGGCATCACGGGCATGGTTCGAGGACCATGTCAGGTGTTCCAGCTAACACTTACTACAACCTCCAAGCACAACAACAGCAGCAACTCCAACAGAGTCAGCAAGCAGCAGGAGGGTATCGTCAAGCTCAGCAACAACAGCATTATGGATCTCATGGCTACCCTAATTTCTATCAGTCCCAAACAGAAATGTCGCACGAGCGCCAGCAGCAAAACCCTAGAGAGGGTGCAGGAGGAGCTCAGCCCTCGAATCAAACCCAGCAGCAGCAGCACTGGCAAAACTCTtactaa